In one window of Rhodoglobus vestalii DNA:
- the pstB gene encoding phosphate ABC transporter ATP-binding protein PstB, whose product MSKRIEVNDLNVYYGKFRAVEGVSLTMEPRTVTALIGPSGCGKSTFLRTLNRMHEVIPGAYVEGEVLIDGNNLYAPGVDPVSVRRQVGMVFQRPNPFPTMSIRDNVLAGVKLNNTRISKSDADDLAEASLMGANLWQEVKERLDKPGSSLSGGQQQRLCIARAIAVKPDVVLMDEPCSALDPISTLAIEDLIEELKQDYTIVIVTHNMQQASRVSDRTGFFNIAGTGAPGKLIEYDDTTTIFSNPSIQATEDYVSGKFG is encoded by the coding sequence GTGTCAAAGCGCATCGAAGTCAATGATCTCAACGTCTACTACGGTAAATTTCGCGCTGTAGAAGGCGTCTCGCTCACGATGGAGCCCCGCACGGTTACCGCCTTGATCGGCCCCTCCGGTTGCGGCAAGTCCACCTTCCTGCGCACACTAAATCGTATGCACGAGGTTATTCCCGGCGCCTACGTTGAAGGAGAAGTGCTGATCGACGGCAACAACCTCTATGCACCCGGAGTTGACCCGGTGAGTGTGCGTCGCCAGGTGGGCATGGTGTTCCAGCGACCCAACCCGTTCCCCACAATGTCAATTCGCGACAACGTGCTTGCCGGTGTGAAGCTCAACAACACCCGGATCAGCAAGAGTGACGCCGATGACCTCGCCGAAGCCTCACTCATGGGCGCAAATCTCTGGCAAGAAGTCAAGGAGCGGCTCGACAAGCCCGGATCGTCACTTTCTGGTGGACAGCAGCAACGGCTCTGCATCGCGCGCGCTATCGCTGTGAAGCCTGACGTTGTGCTCATGGATGAGCCATGCTCCGCCCTCGACCCCATCTCCACCCTGGCCATTGAAGACCTCATTGAGGAACTCAAGCAGGACTACACGATCGTGATCGTGACCCACAACATGCAACAGGCATCACGCGTCTCCGACCGCACTGGTTTCTTTAACATTGCGGGCACAGGAGCCCCGGGCAAGCTCATTGAGTACGACGACACCACCACAATCTTCTCGAACCCGAGCATCCAAGCAACCGAAGACTACGTCTCGGGCAAGTTCGGGTAG
- the pstA gene encoding phosphate ABC transporter permease PstA has translation MTTTTPARPIENAYSAGQLPRWAPLVMLLSSLTTVAIIFLFIQAGQAAGEFNIVASVLFGVVLYAIVLTTVSRLVEGHRRATDRLVTTLVTLAFVIALLPLISLIFTVVTNGAARFDLDFFTLSLRNVVGSGGGAAHAIIGTLQMTFAASLISVPIGLMASIYLVEYGRGRLAQAITFFVDVMTGIPSIVAGLFAYSLIVLFFGPGVRVGIAGAIALSVLMIPVVVRSSEEMLRLVPNELREAAFALGVPKWLTILKVVLPTSIAGITTGVMLSIARVIGETAPLLVAAGFTNNFNYSLFSDRMQSLPVFVYSSYISQGTDAQAYLDRAWAGALTLILIVMALNLLARIIAKIFAPKTGR, from the coding sequence ATGACCACCACGACGCCAGCGCGCCCCATCGAGAACGCCTACTCAGCAGGTCAGCTGCCCCGCTGGGCACCCCTGGTGATGCTGCTCAGCAGCCTCACCACCGTTGCCATCATCTTCCTGTTCATCCAGGCCGGTCAGGCTGCTGGTGAATTCAATATTGTTGCCTCCGTACTCTTCGGAGTCGTGCTCTATGCGATAGTGCTCACTACCGTGTCCCGACTCGTTGAAGGCCACCGTCGCGCCACGGACCGGCTTGTGACCACACTCGTGACCCTCGCTTTCGTCATCGCGCTACTGCCGCTCATCTCACTGATTTTCACCGTTGTCACTAACGGCGCAGCCCGCTTCGATCTCGATTTCTTTACGCTGTCACTACGCAACGTCGTCGGAAGCGGTGGAGGCGCAGCCCACGCCATTATCGGCACCCTGCAGATGACCTTTGCCGCAAGCCTCATCTCCGTGCCGATCGGCCTGATGGCTTCGATCTACCTTGTTGAGTACGGCCGTGGTCGCCTCGCCCAAGCCATCACCTTCTTCGTGGATGTGATGACCGGAATCCCCTCGATTGTCGCCGGTCTCTTCGCCTACTCCCTCATCGTGCTGTTCTTCGGCCCCGGCGTACGCGTCGGAATCGCCGGAGCCATCGCCCTTTCCGTGCTCATGATCCCCGTGGTTGTGCGTTCGAGCGAAGAAATGCTGCGACTTGTTCCCAACGAACTGCGTGAGGCCGCGTTTGCACTCGGTGTGCCCAAATGGCTAACGATTCTGAAAGTTGTGCTGCCGACATCCATCGCCGGAATCACGACAGGGGTGATGCTCTCGATCGCCCGTGTGATTGGTGAGACGGCACCGCTGCTGGTGGCTGCAGGTTTCACCAACAACTTCAACTACTCGCTCTTTAGCGACCGCATGCAGAGCCTGCCGGTGTTCGTCTACAGCTCATACATTTCGCAGGGCACTGACGCCCAGGCCTACCTTGATCGGGCGTGGGCCGGAGCGCTCACCCTCATCCTGATCGTGATGGCCCTTAACCTACTGGCACGCATCATCGCCAAAATCTTCGCCCCCAAGACCGGTCGATAA
- the pstC gene encoding phosphate ABC transporter permease subunit PstC has translation MTSTAAPRIRAKQRPGDRVFSGTSLTAGALILAILAAVAAFLVIQGIPGITADPEETTLLENTNFWAYVGPLVFGTLWSSALALLMAVPIAIGIALFISHYAPRPLAATLGYIIDLLAAVPSVVFGLWGANVLAVGVQPFYAWLAENFSWIPLFAGPASGTGRTILTASIVLAVMVLPIITAICREVFLQTPVLHEEAALALGATRWEMIRIAVLPFGRAGIVSGAMLGLGRALGETMAVAMVLSASNVITFDIISSTNPSTIAANIALSFPEAYGLNVNVLIATGLILFAITLIVNTIARYIVNRRKEFSGAN, from the coding sequence ATGACCTCGACCGCGGCCCCCCGTATCCGCGCGAAGCAGCGCCCAGGAGACCGCGTTTTTTCAGGCACATCCCTCACCGCCGGTGCGCTTATCCTCGCGATCCTTGCCGCTGTTGCCGCTTTCCTCGTCATTCAGGGAATCCCGGGCATCACTGCCGATCCCGAAGAAACCACCCTCCTTGAGAACACCAACTTCTGGGCGTATGTTGGCCCGCTGGTCTTTGGAACCCTCTGGTCTTCCGCACTCGCTCTCCTGATGGCGGTTCCCATTGCCATCGGAATCGCACTTTTCATCTCCCACTACGCACCCCGACCACTAGCTGCCACCCTCGGGTACATCATTGACCTGCTCGCCGCCGTACCATCCGTCGTATTCGGGCTCTGGGGCGCCAACGTTCTCGCCGTCGGAGTTCAGCCGTTCTACGCCTGGCTCGCCGAAAACTTCAGCTGGATCCCCCTCTTCGCCGGCCCCGCTTCGGGAACCGGCCGCACCATCCTCACCGCGTCTATCGTGCTCGCCGTGATGGTGCTACCGATTATCACCGCCATCTGCCGCGAAGTCTTCCTCCAGACTCCTGTGCTGCACGAAGAAGCCGCGCTCGCTCTCGGCGCCACCCGCTGGGAAATGATTCGAATTGCCGTTCTGCCCTTCGGTCGCGCCGGCATCGTCTCTGGTGCCATGCTCGGTCTCGGCCGTGCCCTGGGCGAGACCATGGCCGTCGCCATGGTGCTCTCCGCATCCAATGTGATCACCTTCGACATCATTAGCTCGACTAACCCGTCAACGATCGCGGCAAACATCGCGCTGAGCTTTCCTGAGGCCTACGGGCTCAACGTCAACGTGCTCATCGCGACCGGCCTCATCCTCTTTGCCATCACCCTGATCGTCAACACAATCGCGCGCTACATCGTCAACCGCCGCAAGGAATTCTCGGGAGCGAACTGA
- a CDS encoding phosphate ABC transporter substrate-binding protein PstS, whose amino-acid sequence MNFKRLGTIGAIAIAGTILLSSCATAADSGDSGEETASDLTGTLVGAGASSQQAAQEAWVAGFQTANENVTVEYDPIGSGGGRDTFIGGGSQFAGSDRAFSVEEIAEDNFASCVPGTGILEIPAYISPIAIIFNLDGIDSINLDATTIAGIFTGEITNWNDDAIVSQNDGVELPDLGITAVHRADDSGTTANFTDYLSAAAPDAWTVGQIETWPTEFGGEAAPQTSGVVDAVTNGTGTIGYADASRAGDLGTVAVKVGDEYVPYSPEAAAAIVDASPFAEGRSETDLAVDIDRATAESGVYPVVLISYLIACNEYASSEGVDLVKGYLSYIISDEGQSAAADSAGSAPISSSLFEKAQPLVDAIK is encoded by the coding sequence GTGAACTTTAAGCGTCTTGGCACCATCGGTGCCATTGCTATCGCAGGCACCATCCTCCTCTCCTCCTGCGCAACTGCTGCAGACAGCGGGGACAGCGGAGAAGAAACCGCGTCAGATCTTACCGGCACCCTCGTTGGTGCTGGGGCATCGTCGCAGCAGGCAGCGCAAGAGGCGTGGGTTGCCGGCTTCCAGACCGCAAACGAGAATGTGACCGTGGAGTACGACCCCATCGGCTCCGGTGGTGGACGCGACACCTTCATCGGTGGCGGAAGCCAGTTCGCCGGCTCCGACCGCGCATTCAGTGTTGAGGAAATCGCCGAAGACAACTTCGCTTCGTGCGTTCCCGGCACCGGCATCCTTGAGATTCCTGCCTACATCTCGCCGATCGCGATTATCTTCAACCTTGACGGCATTGACTCGATCAATCTCGACGCGACAACGATCGCTGGCATCTTTACCGGTGAAATCACCAACTGGAACGACGACGCCATCGTCTCGCAGAATGACGGCGTAGAGCTGCCCGACCTCGGCATCACCGCCGTTCACCGCGCGGATGACTCGGGAACGACCGCAAACTTCACCGACTACCTGTCGGCCGCGGCCCCTGATGCTTGGACCGTCGGACAGATCGAAACCTGGCCCACCGAGTTCGGTGGTGAGGCTGCGCCACAGACCTCAGGTGTGGTTGACGCCGTTACCAACGGAACCGGAACCATCGGATACGCCGACGCATCGCGCGCCGGTGACCTCGGAACCGTTGCTGTCAAGGTCGGCGACGAGTACGTGCCGTATTCTCCCGAGGCAGCAGCAGCAATCGTTGACGCATCGCCCTTCGCCGAAGGTCGCAGCGAAACCGACCTCGCCGTCGACATCGACCGCGCAACGGCCGAGTCGGGTGTCTACCCCGTAGTTCTCATCAGCTACCTCATCGCGTGCAACGAATATGCATCAAGCGAGGGCGTTGATCTGGTCAAGGGCTACCTGAGCTACATCATCAGCGACGAAGGCCAGAGCGCCGCAGCGGACTCCGCGGGTTCAGCTCCGATCTCCTCGTCACTGTTCGAGAAGGCTCAGCCTCTCGTAGACGCAATCAAGTAG
- a CDS encoding phosphate ABC transporter substrate-binding protein PstS codes for MKLPRLGTVSIIALTTALTLSACVPAPVGDGTGLSGTIIGAGASSQQAAQEAWVRGFQLANVQATIEYDPIGSGGGRDTFIGGGAVFAASDRAFSVEEIAEEDFVSCVPGTGILEIPAYISPIAIIFNVEGVDALNLDAATIAGIFTREIDQWDDAAIADQNPTVDLPDQRITAVHRADDSGTTANFTGYLSDTAPQVWDAGAIEKWPLEFGGEAALQTSGVVDAVTNGTGTIGYADASRAGQLGTVSVKVGDEYVPYSPEAAAAIVDVSPFGEGRGPTDFAVEIDRDSTEAGVYPVVLISYLIACNEYVSKDRVDVIRGYLEYVISPEGQQAAAASAGSAPISPRLFDQASAAVAAIR; via the coding sequence GTGAAGCTTCCCCGCCTTGGCACCGTCAGCATCATCGCGCTCACCACGGCGCTCACACTTTCCGCGTGTGTGCCCGCACCGGTCGGCGACGGCACGGGGTTGTCGGGAACGATCATTGGCGCGGGGGCGTCTTCTCAGCAGGCGGCACAAGAGGCCTGGGTGCGCGGTTTTCAACTCGCCAACGTGCAAGCGACCATTGAGTACGACCCCATCGGCTCCGGCGGTGGCCGCGACACCTTTATTGGCGGCGGTGCAGTATTCGCTGCCTCCGACCGCGCGTTCAGTGTCGAGGAGATCGCCGAAGAAGACTTCGTTTCGTGTGTTCCCGGCACCGGCATCCTCGAAATCCCCGCCTACATTTCCCCGATCGCAATCATCTTCAACGTTGAGGGCGTCGACGCGCTCAACCTTGACGCTGCCACCATCGCTGGCATATTCACCCGCGAGATTGACCAGTGGGATGACGCAGCCATCGCCGATCAGAATCCGACCGTTGACCTTCCCGATCAACGCATCACCGCAGTGCATCGCGCCGATGACTCCGGAACCACCGCCAACTTCACCGGCTACCTTTCCGACACAGCCCCCCAGGTGTGGGACGCAGGAGCCATCGAAAAATGGCCCCTGGAGTTTGGTGGAGAAGCGGCCCTACAAACATCCGGTGTCGTTGACGCAGTCACCAACGGGACCGGCACGATCGGGTACGCCGACGCGTCCCGCGCGGGACAGCTCGGAACCGTTTCTGTGAAAGTTGGCGACGAGTATGTGCCGTACTCCCCCGAAGCAGCAGCGGCCATCGTCGACGTCTCCCCCTTCGGCGAAGGCCGAGGCCCCACCGACTTTGCGGTAGAAATTGATCGCGATTCGACGGAAGCTGGTGTCTACCCGGTCGTACTCATCAGCTACCTCATCGCCTGCAATGAGTATGTCTCCAAGGATCGAGTGGATGTCATCAGGGGCTACCTGGAGTACGTCATCAGCCCGGAGGGTCAGCAGGCTGCAGCCGCGAGCGCTGGTTCCGCACCCATCTCGCCGAGACTCTTCGATCAAGCCAGCGCTGCCGTCGCCGCAATCCGCTAG
- a CDS encoding NUDIX hydrolase, protein MSAPGSASAPVLAAGIVCWRVVDGKPRVLLVHRTAHKDVSLPKGKQDPGETLPETAVREIGEETGLRVDLGAPLGHVHYTLANGRNKFVHYWSAEVNDHDLERAKFTPTDEISSLEWLSLSKARKKVSYSHDVDVLDRFAERYEAGNARTFAMIAVRHGKAVPGETWDGPDATRPLMHRGTDQAAIIAGGIAAFAPTRIQSSTAARCLATIAPLAERTALEVKSTADLSQDAYSSTGAAINALVDKRLKKQQSTVMCSHGPVLPQIISALADASHTTPTSKLREAAMLRTGDFSVLHFARNTKKLRLVAVETHRP, encoded by the coding sequence GTGAGCGCCCCAGGCTCAGCCAGCGCACCGGTCCTTGCCGCCGGCATTGTGTGCTGGCGAGTAGTCGATGGCAAACCGAGAGTGCTGCTGGTGCATCGCACCGCACACAAAGATGTGTCGCTGCCTAAGGGCAAGCAGGATCCGGGCGAAACGCTGCCCGAGACTGCCGTTCGCGAGATTGGGGAAGAGACGGGGCTGCGCGTCGACCTTGGTGCCCCCCTCGGGCACGTTCACTACACTCTGGCCAACGGTCGCAATAAGTTCGTGCACTACTGGTCAGCTGAAGTAAACGACCACGACCTTGAGCGCGCAAAGTTCACCCCCACCGACGAGATCTCGTCGCTAGAGTGGCTATCGCTCTCGAAAGCCCGCAAGAAGGTCAGCTACTCGCATGATGTGGATGTACTCGATCGTTTTGCTGAGCGCTACGAGGCCGGTAATGCCCGCACCTTCGCGATGATCGCAGTTCGCCATGGGAAAGCCGTTCCGGGTGAAACGTGGGACGGGCCCGATGCCACGCGCCCGCTCATGCACCGCGGAACAGATCAGGCCGCAATCATCGCCGGTGGCATCGCCGCGTTTGCGCCCACACGCATCCAGAGCAGCACCGCCGCACGCTGTCTGGCCACAATCGCACCTCTAGCCGAGCGCACCGCACTTGAGGTCAAGTCGACCGCCGACCTCAGCCAAGATGCCTACTCGAGCACTGGCGCGGCGATCAACGCCCTCGTCGACAAGCGACTCAAAAAGCAGCAGTCGACGGTGATGTGCAGTCATGGTCCTGTGCTTCCGCAAATTATCAGCGCGCTGGCCGATGCCTCCCACACGACGCCAACCTCGAAACTGCGCGAAGCAGCAATGCTGCGTACTGGCGACTTTTCGGTGCTTCACTTTGCTCGCAACACCAAGAAGCTTCGACTGGTGGCGGTGGAGACTCACCGCCCCTGA
- a CDS encoding RNA degradosome polyphosphate kinase: protein MDNDSALADPSSATDSLDEYDIDESSSVDDGTLVYDRYLDRELSWLAFNQRVLELAEDTSLPLLERANFLAIFASNLDEFFMVRVAGLKRRIDTGLAVPTNTGRAPIDVLEELSTAAHALQERHAAEFTNSVKPALDAEGIHIETWADLGPADRERVHEIFSSQIFPVLMPLAVDPAHPFPYISGLSLNLSIRVRNPKTQKEEFARLKVPSVLPRFIQLPDDGSDQLRYIPLEDLISNHLDALFPGMEILAHHEFRVTRNEDVNVDEDESENLIKSLEKQILNRRFGPPIRLEITDDMDEVTRGLLVRELKISEQEVYRLPAPLNLSGLFQLTRIDRPALKYPRHVPTTSESLMPNEGNERADIFRAIAHKDVLLHHPYESFSTSVQSFLEQAAADPHVLAIKQTLYRTSGDSPIVEALIDAAEAGKAVLALVEIKARFDETANISWARKLEKAGVHVVYGLVGLKTHCKLALVVREEEGVLRHYAHIGTGNYNPKTSRLYEDLGLLTANDQVGKDLTRLFNELSGYAIEKKFKRLLVAPRHLRKGLIKHINAEASNARAGLPSGIRIKLNSIVDEAIIDALYRASNAGVPVDLVVRGICSLRAGVPGLSENIRVRSVLGRYLEHSRVFSFHNDGDPQVFIGSSDMMHRNLDRRVEALVRIVEPDHIAELEHMFDLAVDENTASWWLDAEGVWVRHGHSEDGEPLNDLQNVLMKRISQRKRGGARR from the coding sequence ATGGATAACGACAGTGCGCTTGCCGACCCTAGCTCTGCTACGGACTCGCTCGACGAGTACGACATCGACGAATCGTCGAGCGTTGATGACGGCACCCTCGTTTATGATCGCTACCTCGATCGCGAGCTGAGCTGGCTCGCGTTCAACCAGCGAGTGCTTGAACTAGCCGAAGACACATCGCTGCCCTTGCTTGAGCGCGCAAACTTCTTGGCAATTTTTGCCAGCAATCTCGATGAGTTTTTCATGGTGCGCGTGGCGGGGCTTAAGCGCCGCATCGATACGGGACTTGCTGTGCCCACCAATACGGGTCGCGCTCCCATCGACGTGCTCGAAGAGTTGAGCACCGCCGCCCACGCTCTGCAGGAACGTCACGCCGCGGAGTTCACCAACAGTGTGAAGCCGGCACTCGACGCTGAGGGCATCCATATTGAAACCTGGGCTGATCTCGGGCCCGCCGACCGCGAGCGCGTTCACGAGATCTTCTCAAGCCAAATTTTTCCGGTGCTGATGCCGCTGGCCGTCGACCCCGCGCATCCATTCCCGTACATCTCAGGGCTCTCACTCAACCTCTCGATTCGGGTACGCAACCCCAAAACGCAGAAGGAAGAGTTTGCGCGACTGAAGGTGCCCAGCGTGCTGCCCCGCTTCATTCAGTTGCCGGATGACGGCAGCGACCAGTTGCGCTACATTCCGCTCGAAGATTTGATCTCCAACCACCTCGACGCGCTGTTTCCGGGCATGGAGATTTTGGCGCACCACGAATTTCGGGTCACTCGCAACGAAGATGTCAATGTTGACGAAGATGAGTCGGAGAACCTCATTAAGTCGTTGGAGAAGCAGATTCTGAACCGACGCTTTGGCCCGCCCATCCGCCTCGAAATCACCGACGATATGGATGAGGTGACGCGTGGGCTTCTGGTGCGCGAGCTGAAGATCAGCGAGCAGGAGGTCTACCGCTTACCTGCCCCGCTGAACCTGAGCGGGCTCTTCCAGCTGACCCGCATCGACCGTCCGGCGCTGAAGTACCCGCGCCACGTGCCGACCACCAGCGAGAGTCTGATGCCGAACGAGGGCAACGAGCGTGCCGATATTTTTCGCGCCATTGCCCACAAAGATGTGTTACTGCACCACCCTTATGAGTCGTTCTCGACGAGCGTTCAGTCCTTCCTTGAGCAGGCTGCGGCCGACCCCCACGTCCTGGCCATCAAACAGACTCTCTACCGCACCAGCGGTGACAGCCCCATTGTCGAAGCGCTAATCGATGCTGCCGAAGCAGGCAAGGCGGTGCTGGCTCTGGTAGAGATCAAGGCCCGCTTTGATGAGACGGCGAATATCTCGTGGGCGCGCAAGTTGGAGAAAGCCGGAGTGCACGTGGTTTATGGGCTCGTCGGGCTCAAGACGCACTGCAAACTCGCACTCGTGGTGCGCGAGGAAGAGGGCGTACTGCGCCATTACGCCCACATCGGCACGGGAAACTACAACCCGAAAACCAGTCGGCTCTATGAAGATCTGGGGCTACTGACCGCCAACGATCAGGTCGGCAAAGATCTCACCCGCCTGTTCAACGAGCTGTCGGGGTATGCCATCGAGAAAAAATTCAAACGCCTCCTGGTGGCTCCGCGCCACTTGCGCAAGGGTCTCATCAAGCACATCAATGCCGAAGCCTCGAACGCTCGTGCTGGGCTGCCGTCGGGCATCCGCATCAAACTGAATTCAATCGTGGATGAGGCGATCATCGATGCACTGTACCGGGCAAGCAATGCGGGGGTTCCGGTCGACCTCGTGGTGCGCGGGATCTGCTCGCTGCGGGCCGGCGTGCCAGGGCTCAGCGAGAACATTCGCGTGCGTTCGGTGTTGGGCCGCTACCTCGAACACTCGCGCGTATTCTCATTTCACAACGATGGCGACCCGCAGGTGTTCATCGGCAGCTCAGACATGATGCACCGCAACCTCGATCGCCGTGTTGAAGCTCTCGTGCGCATCGTTGAGCCGGATCACATTGCCGAACTTGAGCACATGTTCGATCTCGCCGTTGATGAAAATACGGCATCGTGGTGGCTGGATGCTGAGGGCGTGTGGGTACGCCACGGCCATTCAGAAGACGGCGAACCGCTCAACGACCTACAGAATGTTCTTATGAAGCGAATTTCACAGCGCAAACGAGGCGGAGCTCGCCGGTGA
- a CDS encoding winged helix-turn-helix transcriptional regulator, which produces MAHILMLSSAPDAEPLPALSLLSHTIEVVVAASATLVAAPTTDLIIVDATTNLAAAKGLCSVLNSSGLSCPLFVVVTDGGLAAVNHQWHIDDFLVAGAGPAEVDARIRLALARREGESSTSKIRASGIVIDEASYSAKARDRSLDLTFKEFELLRFLASHPSHVFTREQLLSEVWGYDYFGGTRTVDVHVRRLRAKLGDLESLIGTVRNVGYCFNIAEEPEQPAVAKESSGVAAEGHAAASEDRSVAV; this is translated from the coding sequence ATGGCACACATCTTGATGCTTAGCTCTGCGCCCGACGCTGAGCCACTCCCCGCACTGAGTTTGCTCAGCCACACAATCGAAGTGGTCGTCGCTGCGTCGGCAACCCTCGTTGCAGCCCCCACCACGGACCTGATAATCGTGGATGCCACCACCAACCTCGCCGCGGCCAAGGGGCTCTGCTCAGTGCTGAATTCCAGCGGCCTGTCATGCCCGCTATTCGTTGTCGTCACCGATGGCGGCCTTGCGGCAGTCAACCACCAATGGCACATTGACGACTTCCTCGTTGCTGGCGCCGGACCAGCCGAAGTGGATGCCCGCATCCGCCTGGCGTTAGCGCGTCGTGAGGGCGAAAGTTCGACATCCAAGATTCGGGCATCCGGAATCGTTATTGATGAAGCAAGCTACTCAGCCAAAGCTCGTGATCGTTCGCTTGATCTCACGTTCAAAGAATTTGAACTGCTGCGCTTTCTCGCTTCGCACCCCTCGCACGTATTCACCCGGGAGCAGTTGCTGAGTGAAGTGTGGGGTTACGACTACTTTGGTGGCACCCGAACCGTTGACGTGCACGTGCGTCGCTTGCGCGCAAAGCTTGGCGATCTGGAATCGCTGATTGGCACCGTGCGCAACGTCGGATACTGCTTCAACATTGCCGAAGAACCCGAACAGCCGGCAGTCGCAAAGGAATCGTCCGGCGTCGCCGCCGAGGGTCACGCCGCAGCCAGCGAAGACCGCTCCGTGGCCGTTTAG
- a CDS encoding YgfZ/GcvT domain-containing protein: MSNSTFTSRPGAVGDPPEHYGNPFGEQRALAAGESVVELADRAVITISGPDRLTWLDSLTSQALKSLAAGESSETLLLTPNGRIEHAMRVIDDSETTWLLVDDSQRETLTKWLDRMRFMLRVEIADRSADFLTIGSFGDLAIPATESNGVPLVWNDSWATVTRGGYQYSRTEHHPGATWNYRESLVAPDADLSHLAASGSLALEALRIAAWRPRFSSDVDDRTIPHELDWMRSAVHLTKGCYRGQETVAKVHNLGRPPRRLVMLHLDGSEGALPSAGAEVTLEDKVIGSVSAAARHFELGPIALATIKRGVDAAETLAVASDVGEVSASQEVIVPSDAGAAANVPRLPRLGAVKR, encoded by the coding sequence GTGTCGAATAGTACTTTTACTTCCCGGCCCGGCGCGGTGGGTGACCCACCCGAGCACTACGGCAACCCCTTCGGCGAACAGCGTGCCCTCGCCGCCGGAGAGTCTGTTGTCGAACTGGCCGACCGGGCGGTGATCACGATCAGTGGCCCCGATCGACTCACCTGGCTCGATTCGCTTACCTCGCAAGCACTCAAGTCGCTGGCCGCCGGCGAGAGTTCAGAGACACTGCTGCTGACCCCGAACGGGCGCATCGAGCACGCAATGCGCGTTATCGACGATTCCGAAACCACCTGGCTTCTCGTCGATGATTCCCAACGCGAGACTCTCACCAAATGGCTCGACCGCATGCGTTTCATGCTTCGCGTCGAAATCGCCGATCGCAGCGCAGACTTTCTCACCATCGGCAGTTTTGGCGACCTCGCCATTCCGGCGACAGAGTCGAACGGGGTTCCGTTGGTCTGGAACGATTCGTGGGCCACCGTCACCCGCGGTGGCTATCAGTACTCGCGAACCGAACATCACCCCGGGGCGACCTGGAACTACCGCGAATCACTGGTCGCACCCGACGCCGATCTCAGCCACCTTGCCGCCTCCGGCTCGCTCGCCCTTGAAGCCCTCCGCATCGCCGCCTGGCGCCCCCGCTTCAGCAGCGATGTCGACGACCGCACCATTCCGCACGAACTCGATTGGATGCGCTCAGCAGTCCACCTCACCAAGGGTTGCTACCGCGGCCAAGAGACCGTCGCCAAAGTGCACAACCTCGGGCGCCCCCCGCGCCGACTCGTCATGCTGCACCTCGACGGCTCCGAAGGTGCACTGCCCTCCGCGGGCGCAGAAGTCACCCTCGAGGACAAGGTGATCGGCTCTGTTTCCGCGGCGGCCCGCCACTTCGAGCTCGGCCCCATCGCCCTAGCAACGATCAAACGCGGGGTGGATGCCGCAGAAACGCTGGCCGTTGCCTCCGACGTCGGTGAAGTCTCCGCTTCGCAAGAAGTCATCGTTCCCTCAGACGCCGGAGCCGCAGCCAACGTGCCCCGCCTGCCCCGCCTCGGTGCCGTCAAGCGCTAG